ACGACGACCTGGCCCTTGGTGCGCTGTTTCGCGCGCATCAGCTGGGTTTGGATGTGCCGGGGAGGCTGGCGATTGCCGGTTTCAACGACCTACCGGCGGCGGCCTGGATGCATCCTGCGCTGAGCACGGTACGCACCCGGCGTGGCGAGATTGGTGAGCTGGCGGCGCAGGTGCTGCTGAGCCTGATGCGGGGTCAGCAGCCGGCCGAGCGTTGTATCGATGTGGGCTTCGAAGTGGTGATGCGCGACAGCGCCTGAGGCGGGCTCACGCCCGCCGGGACATCAGTGATCCTGCTGTGCCGCGATCTGCTGGGCGATCTCGATCATCTGCTCGCGCATCCAGCGGTTGGCCGGATCCTGATCGGTGCTTTCATGCCAGTAGATGTGGGTTTCCAGCGGCATGATGTCCACCGGCAGGTCGACCTGATGCAGGTTATGCCGGCGGGCGAAGCGCTCGGGTACGGTCACCACCATGTCGGTCTGGTCGATCACCTGGGTCGCCATCAGGTAGTGCTGTGAGCGCAGGGCGATCTTGCGCTGCAGGCCCATCTTGCCCAGCGCCAGGTCCACCAGGCCGAGGCCGCTGCGGCGGCTGGAAATGTGGATGTGCGACAACGACAGGTACTGCTCCAGGGTCAGCTTGTCCTTGGCCAGCGGGTGGCCACGGCGCATGGCGCAGATGTAGCGATCTTCCAGCAGCTTGACGTGACGCACCTGCGGATCGGTATTGAGCGGTGCATCCATGGCGAAATCCAGGCGGCCGGCAGCCAGTTCCTTGGTGGTTTCGCGGCGCTTGGCCAGCATGCTCTCGATCTTCACGTTCGGCGCCAGCCGGCGCAGGCGCTGGAACAGCGGCGGCAGCATCACCGCCTCGGTGAGGTCGGTCATGCTGATGCGAAAGGTCTTGTTCGCCTGCGCAGGGCTGAAGGTGCGGCTTTCCTGCACCGACACCCGCAACAGCTGCAGGGCATTGCGCACCGGGCCGATGATGTTCTGCGCCATTGGCGTCGGCACCATGCCTTGGGCGGTGCGCACGAACAGCGGGTCATTGAAGGTCTCGCGCAGACGGGCGAGGGCGTTGGAAACGGCGGGCTGGGTGATGCCGACGATCTGCCCGGCGCGTGTCAGGTTCGCTTCGGTGTAAATGGCGTCGAAGACGATGAATAGATTCAGATCGACCTTGTTCAGGTTCATTGTTGTGCTCTCCGGCGTGTATCGGAATTCGCCGATCATATATCGGTGATGAATGTTTATACACGAGGAAAATAGCTTAGATAAATCATCAGGCCTCCTCTAGCATCCAAAACTACAAAACATTACCTGCCAGAAGGTTGTCGCCCATGAATTTCGCCTACTCCCCGAAGGTTCAAGAGCTGAGAGAGCGCGTGCAAGCGTTCATGGATGCTCACGTTTATCCCGCCGAAAAGGCTTTCTACCAGCAGGTCGCCGAGGGTGATCGCTGGCAGCCGACCGCCATCGTCGAGGAGCTCAAGGCCAAGGCCAAGGCAGAAGGGCTGTGGAACCTGTTTCTGCCGGAGTCGGAACTGGGCGCCGGCCTGACCAACACTGAATACGCGCCGCTGGCTGAAATCATGGGTAGCTCGGGCCTCGGCCCGGAAGCGTTCAACTGCTCGGCGCCGGATACCGGCAACATGGAAGTGCTGGTGCGCTATGGCAGCGAGGCGCAGAAGCGCGAATGGTTGGAGCCCCTGTTGCGCGGCGAGATTCGTTCGGCCTTCGGCATGACCGAGCCGGGTGTGGCCTCGTCCGACGCCACCAACATGGAAGCCCGCGCGGTGCGCGAGGGTGACGAGTGGGTCATCAACGGCCGCAAGTGGTGGACCTCCGGTGCCTGCGATCCGCGCTGCAAGATCATGATCTTCATGGGCCTGACCAACCCGGACGCACCGCGCCATGCCCAGCACTCGATGATCCTGGTGCCGATGGACACCCCCGGTATGAAGGTGCTGCGTCCGCTGCCGGTGTTCGGCTACGACGACGCTCCGCATGGCCACGCGGAAGTGCTGCTGGAAAACGTGCGGGTACCGTACGAGAACGTCATCCTCGGTGAGGGCCGCGGCTTCGAGATCGCCCAGGGGCGTCTTGGCCCGGGCCGCATCCACCATTGCATGCGCTCGATCGGTGTCGCCGAGCGCGCGCTCAAGCTGATGTGCGAACGAGCCGTCAGCCGTACCGCCTTCGGCAAGCCGCTGGCGCGACTGGGCGCGAACTTCGACCACATCGCCGAGTGCCGCATCGAGATCAACATGGCGCGCCTGCTGACGCTGAACGCCGCGTACATGATGGATACCGTGGGCAACAAGATCGCCGCCAGCGAGATCGCGCAGATCAAGGTGGTCGCGCCCAACGTGGCGTTGAAGGTCATCGATCGCGCCATCCAGATCCACGGTGGCGCCGGGGTTTCCGAAGACTTCCCGCTGGCGCACTGGTGGGCGATGCAGCGCACCCTGCGCCTTGCCGATGGCCCGGACGAGGTGCATCGGGTGGCCATTGCTCGTCACGAGCTGGGCAAGTACGTGCCGCGCGAGGCGCTGCGCAGCCGCTGAGGCCTCCGCTATCGGGCAACAGCTGAAAGCAAGGCCACGTGAGTGGCTTTGCTTTTTTTCTGCTCGGGTAGACGGCCCCGCGTCATTCGCGCGCGAGCTCGAACCGACGAAACGCTCGGATCTCCGTAGGCGCGAGCTTTTCCACGAAGAGCGCGTGAGCTCAAGCCGCAGCCATGTTCGCTCGGCGTGTTCTAGGGCACGACTGTGCGCAGATCCGGCGGCGTTTGTTGACCATGGGTGTCGATGACCAGCTGCCTATAGCGCCGATAGGCCTGTTCATAAGCCCGAACCGATTCCGCCTGCGGCTCGACCGCTGTGCCTTCATCGACCCGCACGCAGCGCGCGCACAGCGCCGCGAGGCTGGCGATGGGGTTGCTTTGTCGTGCATGGCACCACGCCGCCTGTATCGCGCCGCCCAGCGCCGCCGCTTCGCTATGGGTGGTGCAGACGACCGGGGTTTCCATCATGTCGGCGACGATCTGGCGCCACAGTGGATTCTTCGCGCCGCCGCCGATCAGCTGGATGCGTTCGCTGCGGATTCCGCTTTCGCGCAGCAGGTCCAGG
This DNA window, taken from Pseudomonas sp. FeN3W, encodes the following:
- a CDS encoding LysR family transcriptional regulator; this translates as MNLNKVDLNLFIVFDAIYTEANLTRAGQIVGITQPAVSNALARLRETFNDPLFVRTAQGMVPTPMAQNIIGPVRNALQLLRVSVQESRTFSPAQANKTFRISMTDLTEAVMLPPLFQRLRRLAPNVKIESMLAKRRETTKELAAGRLDFAMDAPLNTDPQVRHVKLLEDRYICAMRRGHPLAKDKLTLEQYLSLSHIHISSRRSGLGLVDLALGKMGLQRKIALRSQHYLMATQVIDQTDMVVTVPERFARRHNLHQVDLPVDIMPLETHIYWHESTDQDPANRWMREQMIEIAQQIAAQQDH
- a CDS encoding acyl-CoA dehydrogenase, yielding MNFAYSPKVQELRERVQAFMDAHVYPAEKAFYQQVAEGDRWQPTAIVEELKAKAKAEGLWNLFLPESELGAGLTNTEYAPLAEIMGSSGLGPEAFNCSAPDTGNMEVLVRYGSEAQKREWLEPLLRGEIRSAFGMTEPGVASSDATNMEARAVREGDEWVINGRKWWTSGACDPRCKIMIFMGLTNPDAPRHAQHSMILVPMDTPGMKVLRPLPVFGYDDAPHGHAEVLLENVRVPYENVILGEGRGFEIAQGRLGPGRIHHCMRSIGVAERALKLMCERAVSRTAFGKPLARLGANFDHIAECRIEINMARLLTLNAAYMMDTVGNKIAASEIAQIKVVAPNVALKVIDRAIQIHGGAGVSEDFPLAHWWAMQRTLRLADGPDEVHRVAIARHELGKYVPREALRSR